A single region of the Kwoniella botswanensis chromosome 1, complete sequence genome encodes:
- a CDS encoding argininosuccinate lyase, producing the protein MPIATPITNGHAPNSNGPIKTNGHLNGHTNGHSKQGVAFTEARLAKPPSKLLQLYENLPTVEREKRQFDKFLQIDLAHLVMITEQSIIPLSISRQLFPVLLDIRSQGGDQIPLDMANGTLLLQIEAVLASRLGEDVAGMLHTARSRIDQGATARRLFKRDKLLEVMSFILDLQKILIRVASEHVETITPTYTHLQHSQPGTFGHYLLSYVDKLHDDFERCKDCFERTNRNPLGGVGLSGTSWPINRERTTELLGFDSTIYHSKLSREAFYAAEIAYTLSFVMATLNDLATDLHLFSSVEFGLIELDDSFCSTSSIFPQKKNPVTLEALKANAGGAVNWGSTALATFRGEGTGDQGIRSVPLLDSAFTTTSNMLQLMGGIVDTLQVKSERMKQLLKTSWCTSSNLADILVRNNGLSFRQAHHVVARLVRICELENIPRSQVSQQILRRAGMETLGHPVDMSDTELQASLDPEEFVKTRVSAGSVSPREVNEILGMSSEAFKEDVQWLKGKKDQIDQSKLKLKRSIESIMG; encoded by the coding sequence ATGCCTATCGCTACACCAATCACCAACGGACATGCGCCCAACTCTAACGGTCCTATCAAGACCAATGGTCACCTCAATGGTCATACCAACGGTCACTCTAAGCAAGGTGTAGCTTTCACCGAAGCTCGACTTGCCAAACCTCCCAGCAAGCTTCTCCAGCTATATGAGAATCTCCCGACCGtcgaaagggagaagagacaaTTCGACAAATTTCTTCAGATTGATCTGGCTCATCTTGTAATGATCACCGAACAGTCCATCATTCCACTTTCGATCTCTCGACAACTCTTCCCTGTCTTACTTGATATTCGATCTCAGGGAGGTGATCAGATCCCACTCGATATGGCCAATGGTACATTACTCCTTCAGATCGAGGCTGTCTTGGCCTCAAGATTGGGCGAGGACGTCGCTGGAATGCTTCATACTGCCAGATCAAGGATTGATCAAGGTGCCACTGCTCGAAGATTATTCAAGAGAGATAAATTACTTGAAGTCATGTCTTTCATCCTCGATCTTCAGAAAATCTTGATCAGAGTAGCATCAGAGCATGTGGAAACCATCACACCAACCTATACACATTTGCAACATTCCCAACCTGGTACATTCGGTCATTACCTGTTATCCTATGTTGATAAGCTTCACGACGACTTCGAAAGATGTAAAGACTGTTTCGAACGAACCAATCGAAATCCCCTAGGAGGTGTAGGTCTCTCGGGAACTTCATGGCCTATCAATCGAGAACGAACGACCGAGCTTTTAGGATTCGACTCTACAATCTATCATTCTAAATTATCCAGAGAAGCATTTTACGCTGCTGAGATTGCTTATACACTTTCATTCGTCATGGCTACCCTTAACGACCTCGCAACCGACCTTCACCTGTTTTCAAGTGTTGAATTTGGCTTGATAGAATTGGACGATTCGTTCTGTAGTACCAGTTCGATCTTCCCTCAAAAGAAGAACCCGGTAACGCTAGAAGCTCTCAAAGCTAATGCTGGAGGAGCGGTCAATTGGGGGTCTACAGCTCTAGCTACATTTAGAGGTGAGGGAACCGGTGATCAGGGTATAAGATCGGTACCATTATTAGATTCTGCATTTACAACTACCTCGAATATGCTTCAATTGATGGGTGGGATAGTCGATACGTTGCAAGTCAAATCGGAAAGGATGAAACAGCTTCTCAAGACTAGCTGGTGTACATCAAGTAATCTTGCGGATATCCTTGTTAGGAATAACGGATTGTCATTTAGACAGGCTCATCATGTCGTAGCTAGATTAGTGAGGATCTGTGAACTGGAGAATATCCCCAGATCTCAAGTATCTCAGCAGATTTTGAGAAGAGCAGGAATGGAAACGCTTGGTCATCCTGTTGATATGTCTGATACGGAACTTCAAGCTTCGCTCGATCCTGAAGAGTTCGTCAAGACCCGAGTCAGTGCTGGAAGTGTTAGTCCGAGAGAGGTCAATGAGATTTTGGGGATGAGTTCTGAAGCGTTTAAAGAGGATGTTCAATGGCTGAAGGgtaagaaagatcagatcgatcagtCGAAATTGAAGCTCAAGAGGTCTATCGAGAGCATCATGGGGTAG